One region of Pyramidobacter sp. YE332 genomic DNA includes:
- a CDS encoding PocR ligand-binding domain-containing protein, with protein sequence MSELADLIPEKLQRELQESFAYATGFGVVFVDKEGRHIGEGSNFSRFCRAINADPKDGARCQCSNKNAIRIALKEGRPGIYICHAGLVNIEIPLTLDGELIGAITAGQVICEGNHPFPQDEQATRQLWRENELYASYYREIPILSLKQIQETARALQNFSNYILQQKSYTQIQEHVGHLTDELLKNQKKLINLKNQLALARFEALQKQIMPHFTFNVLNSISRLMSMKKNDQAQEMLESFSSMLRYALSRPAAKVTLKQELDYIRHYLRIQRYRFGENLAYHIDCDKKSESLTIPFFSLQPFVENALEHGILNPTHKYGGELDIVCRAGISAYTIEIRDSGAGMDENTLGAILEELASKKLPRGGKIHIGMNNCFERLRMFFGARCTIAVKSSLGCGTTIAITIKNKR encoded by the coding sequence GTGAGTGAACTTGCCGATCTTATCCCGGAAAAACTGCAGCGGGAACTGCAGGAGTCTTTCGCCTATGCGACGGGCTTCGGCGTCGTTTTCGTAGACAAGGAAGGGCGGCACATCGGCGAGGGAAGCAACTTCTCCCGTTTCTGCCGCGCCATCAACGCCGATCCGAAAGACGGGGCGCGCTGCCAGTGTTCGAACAAGAACGCCATCCGGATCGCGCTGAAAGAGGGGCGCCCCGGCATCTACATCTGCCACGCCGGCCTGGTCAACATCGAGATCCCACTGACGCTGGACGGCGAACTGATCGGCGCGATCACCGCCGGACAGGTCATTTGCGAAGGGAACCATCCTTTTCCTCAAGACGAGCAGGCGACCCGCCAACTGTGGCGCGAAAACGAGCTGTATGCGTCGTATTACCGCGAGATCCCCATTCTCAGCCTGAAGCAGATCCAGGAAACGGCGCGCGCCCTGCAAAATTTTTCCAACTATATCCTTCAGCAAAAGTCCTACACGCAGATTCAGGAGCACGTCGGGCATCTGACGGACGAGCTGCTGAAAAACCAGAAAAAATTGATCAACCTTAAAAACCAGCTGGCCCTGGCCCGCTTCGAGGCTTTGCAGAAGCAGATCATGCCGCATTTCACGTTTAACGTCCTCAACTCGATTTCCAGACTCATGAGCATGAAAAAAAACGATCAGGCCCAAGAAATGCTGGAGTCGTTTTCGTCGATGCTCCGCTACGCTCTGTCCCGGCCGGCGGCCAAAGTGACGCTCAAACAGGAACTCGACTACATACGCCATTACCTGCGGATCCAGAGATACCGATTCGGTGAAAATCTGGCATATCATATTGATTGCGATAAAAAATCGGAGTCCTTGACGATCCCGTTTTTCAGCCTTCAGCCCTTTGTCGAAAACGCGCTTGAACACGGGATCCTGAACCCGACGCACAAATATGGAGGCGAGTTGGATATCGTCTGCCGCGCCGGTATTTCGGCATACACGATCGAAATCCGCGACAGCGGAGCGGGCATGGACGAAAACACGCTCGGCGCCATCCTGGAAGAACTGGCCTCGAAAAAACTTCCGCGCGGCGGCAAAATCCATATCGGCATGAACAACTGTTTTGAAAGGCTGCGAATGTTTTTCGGCGCGCGCTGCACGATCGCCGTCAAAAGCAGCCTCGGCTGCGGGACAACTATCGCGATCACCATAAAAAATAAGCGTTGA
- a CDS encoding nitroreductase family protein — translation MRFVVLDKKQMGSLAEKVQQKDPFREGQWGIAVLADLRGYDSGLAWIEDGAAAMENMQIACRSLGLGSLWYGVYRRAAKEPAVREFLQLPDGVEVLGITVMGYAAEHKEAYSGVDESKVRYGVWSE, via the coding sequence GTGCGTTTTGTCGTGCTGGATAAAAAACAGATGGGTTCTCTGGCCGAAAAAGTTCAGCAGAAAGATCCCTTCCGCGAAGGGCAGTGGGGCATTGCCGTCCTCGCCGATCTGCGCGGTTACGACAGCGGCCTGGCCTGGATCGAAGACGGAGCCGCCGCTATGGAGAACATGCAGATCGCCTGCAGGTCGTTGGGGCTCGGCTCGCTCTGGTACGGCGTCTACCGCCGCGCTGCCAAGGAGCCGGCGGTCCGCGAGTTTTTGCAGCTACCTGACGGCGTAGAAGTTCTCGGCATCACCGTGATGGGCTATGCCGCCGAGCATAAAGAAGCCTACAGCGGCGTGGACGAAAGCAAAGTGCGCTACGGCGTCTGGAGCGAATAG
- a CDS encoding aminotransferase class V-fold PLP-dependent enzyme: MSIYFNNAATTWPKPDCVARAMSDFLGSGGANLGRGTASARDLGTMDLVLECRERVARLLGGYENASPVYVTFTANVTESLNIVLKGFLKPGMRAVTTSMEHNAVTRPLRHLEKNGVELKILPCDRQGYLDPEKLAAALDAKKADLVVLSHCSNVCGSVQDLEAFAAVCRERSVRLVVDTAQTAGLIPLNAAALGLAALCFTGHKGLMGPQGMGGIVWQPEFARLCEPLVEGGTGSFSHVETQPEAMPDRFESGTGNLPGIAGLNAALKWIEERGVDAIRAHENELGSRFLAGLKKLDGLILYGLPEMVDKKRLSVFAVNFEGVDNGILAAELSSRGLETRPGLQCSPWGIGRWAVFHRGRCASVWAVSTPPLRSTKRCRSWPIHWRPYAPQSCRRNERAGKLIVPIPADTVCRDFFVRNVPRGTSATNVFRRRSGFGQVFCRNFCAVYTPFLLYSPHPCAIIRLRIK, from the coding sequence ATGTCGATCTATTTCAACAACGCGGCCACCACGTGGCCAAAACCGGACTGCGTCGCCCGCGCCATGAGCGACTTTCTCGGTTCCGGCGGCGCCAACCTGGGGCGGGGAACCGCTTCGGCCCGCGACCTCGGCACCATGGATCTGGTTCTGGAGTGCCGTGAACGCGTGGCGCGGCTGCTGGGCGGCTACGAAAACGCGTCGCCGGTTTACGTGACCTTCACGGCCAATGTCACCGAGTCGCTCAACATAGTGCTGAAGGGCTTTCTCAAGCCCGGCATGCGTGCCGTCACCACTTCCATGGAGCACAATGCCGTGACGCGCCCATTGCGCCATCTGGAAAAGAACGGCGTCGAACTGAAGATATTGCCCTGCGACCGGCAGGGATATCTCGATCCCGAAAAACTGGCGGCCGCGCTTGACGCGAAAAAAGCCGATCTGGTTGTGCTCAGCCATTGCAGCAACGTCTGCGGTTCCGTTCAGGACCTCGAAGCTTTCGCCGCCGTCTGCCGGGAGCGGAGCGTGCGCCTTGTCGTCGACACGGCGCAGACGGCCGGACTGATACCGCTGAACGCCGCGGCGCTCGGTCTGGCGGCGCTATGCTTTACGGGTCACAAGGGGTTGATGGGGCCGCAGGGCATGGGCGGCATCGTCTGGCAGCCCGAGTTTGCGCGCCTCTGCGAGCCGCTCGTCGAAGGCGGCACCGGCAGCTTCTCGCACGTGGAAACGCAGCCGGAAGCCATGCCCGATCGTTTCGAGAGCGGCACGGGAAACTTACCGGGCATCGCCGGTCTGAACGCGGCGCTGAAATGGATCGAAGAGCGCGGCGTCGACGCCATCCGCGCCCACGAGAACGAGCTGGGTTCCCGATTCCTTGCCGGATTGAAAAAGCTGGACGGTTTGATTCTTTACGGTCTGCCGGAAATGGTCGACAAAAAACGATTGTCCGTCTTTGCCGTCAACTTCGAAGGCGTGGACAACGGCATTCTCGCCGCCGAGCTCAGCAGCCGCGGTCTGGAAACGCGTCCCGGCCTGCAGTGCAGCCCGTGGGGCATCGGACGCTGGGCTGTTTTCCACAGGGGGCGCTGCGCCTCAGTTTGGGCTGTTTCAACACCTCCGCTCAGGTCGACGAAGCGCTGCAGATCTTGGCCGATTCACTGGCGGCCGTACGCGCCCCAAAGCTGCCGGCGCAATGAACGTGCCGGAAAGCTGATCGTTCCGATCCCTGCAGACACTGTTTGCAGGGATTTTTTCGTAAGGAATGTTCCACGTGGAACATCGGCGACAAACGTTTTTCGACGCCGGAGCGGCTTCGGTCAGGTCTTTTGTCGGAATTTTTGCGCAGTGTATACTCCGTTTTTGCTGTATTCTCCTCATCCCTGTGCTATAATACGCTTACGTATAAAATAA
- the dnaA gene encoding chromosomal replication initiator protein DnaA, whose amino-acid sequence MEGAAPLLPNQTVDIWLKSCSALRMEDDRLVLDAGNSFVAKKVKDSFLATLESVMQRQGKGSGIDLVYDSKTAGAEETLPHPEPHPPISPNGLNRQYDFTSFVVGKSNRLAHAASLAVAESPGEAYNPLFIWGGVGLGKTHLMHAIGNYAQGKNGNAKVTYLSSEKFTNELITAIKNARTAEFRAKYRHVDILLIDDIQFLAGKESTQDEFFHTFNDLHTEHKQIVLSSDRPPKELGDIEDRIISRFEWGLVTDIQQPDYETRIAILKKKAEQRRIPVNDDVIGFLAENIPSNIRELEGALNRVIASANFSQEPITIENTQEWLKDVIGNGRRGPLTFQSIMDVVSSEFGFSPEDICGKRRTAEVALARQVAMYMCRTHTESSLQQIAKDFGKKDHTTVLHALKKIEMLMKEDARVKKIVDNINKKL is encoded by the coding sequence ATGGAAGGAGCCGCCCCGCTCCTGCCGAACCAGACGGTCGACATCTGGCTCAAATCCTGCTCCGCCCTCCGTATGGAAGATGACCGGCTGGTGCTGGACGCAGGAAACTCCTTCGTCGCCAAAAAAGTCAAGGACAGCTTCCTGGCGACACTGGAAAGCGTGATGCAACGTCAAGGAAAAGGCAGCGGCATCGATCTGGTCTACGACAGCAAGACCGCCGGTGCGGAAGAGACGCTTCCGCATCCCGAGCCGCACCCTCCGATCAGCCCCAATGGTCTCAACCGACAGTACGATTTCACCTCGTTCGTCGTCGGCAAGTCGAATCGTCTCGCCCACGCCGCCAGCCTGGCCGTCGCCGAAAGCCCGGGGGAAGCGTACAACCCTCTGTTCATCTGGGGCGGCGTCGGGCTGGGCAAGACTCACCTGATGCACGCCATCGGCAATTATGCACAGGGGAAAAACGGGAACGCAAAAGTCACCTACCTTTCCTCGGAGAAGTTCACCAACGAGCTGATCACGGCGATCAAAAACGCCCGCACCGCGGAATTTCGCGCCAAATACCGCCACGTGGACATCCTTTTGATCGACGACATCCAGTTTCTGGCCGGCAAGGAAAGCACGCAGGACGAGTTCTTTCACACCTTCAACGACCTTCATACCGAACACAAGCAGATCGTGCTCAGCTCCGACCGACCGCCCAAAGAGCTTGGCGACATCGAGGATCGCATTATCAGCCGCTTTGAATGGGGTTTGGTGACCGACATCCAGCAGCCTGATTACGAGACGCGCATCGCCATCCTCAAGAAAAAGGCCGAGCAGCGCCGCATTCCCGTCAATGACGACGTCATCGGTTTCCTCGCCGAGAACATCCCCAGCAACATTCGTGAGCTCGAGGGCGCTTTGAATCGCGTCATCGCCAGCGCCAATTTTTCGCAGGAACCGATCACCATCGAAAACACGCAGGAGTGGCTCAAAGACGTGATCGGCAACGGCCGCCGCGGCCCCCTCACTTTTCAGAGTATCATGGACGTGGTTTCCAGCGAGTTCGGCTTCTCTCCCGAGGACATCTGCGGCAAGCGCCGCACGGCGGAAGTGGCGCTGGCCCGTCAGGTGGCCATGTACATGTGCCGGACTCACACGGAATCCAGTTTGCAGCAAATCGCCAAGGATTTCGGCAAAAAGGACCATACCACGGTGCTGCACGCGCTGAAGAAAATCGAGATGCTCATGAAGGAAGACGCCCGTGTGAAAAAGATTGTGGACAACATCAACAAAAAGCTGTGA
- the dnaN gene encoding DNA polymerase III subunit beta has protein sequence MKLEIVQNEFMKYWSMAERVTGTKSTMATLASVLCVADETGVMLNSTDLKTTIRVKAEGVTVLEPGKAILPLKVVGELFKKIAVSPFTVEVDNEKGTISAGRSHYSFTTYNVGDFPDLPSPRAAEEFTRVSAGELSRVLAEGGIAGAPNEDFPKYLSGGLMQIAGGELRVVATDGRRLSLSKTVIENADAASSAREMLLPLKSLEEYQRILTSFAPDQEVEVLQDGAVTYFNMPGVQYSVRCIDSKFPNYERILSDTSTTQMQAERVGFMQALDRINIVVGDNSRVVILTLSPGAGMELSGRAPEIGEANESVDASISGEPLKVAFNVGYLMAGIKAFHGSDVTLAFNGAEGQMMITRPGGTDFIYMLMPIKLKSMDASETAGES, from the coding sequence ATGAAACTCGAAATCGTCCAGAATGAATTCATGAAATATTGGTCCATGGCCGAAAGAGTCACCGGAACGAAGAGCACGATGGCAACGTTGGCCAGCGTGCTTTGCGTCGCCGACGAGACGGGCGTGATGCTGAACTCCACGGATCTGAAGACGACGATCCGCGTCAAGGCCGAAGGCGTGACCGTCCTTGAGCCCGGCAAGGCGATTCTGCCTTTGAAAGTCGTCGGCGAACTTTTCAAGAAGATCGCCGTCAGCCCTTTTACCGTCGAAGTCGACAACGAAAAAGGGACGATCAGCGCCGGACGCAGCCATTATTCCTTTACTACTTACAACGTCGGCGATTTTCCCGATCTGCCGTCGCCTCGCGCCGCCGAGGAGTTTACCCGCGTTTCCGCCGGCGAACTCTCGCGTGTGCTGGCGGAAGGAGGCATTGCCGGGGCGCCGAACGAAGATTTTCCCAAGTACCTTTCCGGCGGTCTGATGCAGATTGCCGGCGGCGAACTGCGCGTCGTCGCTACCGATGGGCGCCGCCTTTCGCTGTCGAAGACCGTGATCGAAAACGCCGATGCGGCATCTTCCGCTCGGGAGATGCTGCTGCCGCTGAAATCGCTTGAAGAATATCAGCGTATCCTGACCAGCTTTGCGCCCGATCAAGAGGTCGAAGTGCTTCAGGACGGCGCCGTAACCTACTTCAACATGCCGGGCGTACAGTATTCCGTGCGCTGCATCGACTCCAAATTCCCCAACTACGAGCGCATCCTCAGCGACACCAGCACCACGCAGATGCAGGCGGAGCGGGTCGGCTTCATGCAGGCGCTGGACCGCATCAACATTGTCGTCGGCGACAACAGCCGCGTCGTCATTCTGACGCTGTCGCCCGGAGCGGGCATGGAGCTGAGCGGCCGCGCCCCCGAGATCGGCGAAGCCAACGAAAGCGTTGACGCTTCCATCAGCGGCGAGCCGCTCAAGGTGGCGTTCAACGTCGGCTATTTGATGGCCGGTATCAAGGCGTTCCACGGCAGCGATGTGACACTGGCTTTCAACGGCGCCGAAGGGCAGATGATGATCACGCGCCCGGGCGGCACGGATTTCATTTACATGCTCATGCCCATCAAGCTCAAGTCCATGGATGCCTCTGAGACGGCCGGGGAGTCTTAA
- the recF gene encoding DNA replication and repair protein RecF (All proteins in this family for which functions are known are DNA-binding proteins that assist the filamentation of RecA onto DNA for the initiation of recombination or recombinational repair.), which yields MRIAQTRFRNFRNLENALIAWDPGLNLLNGANGAGKTNVLEALHVVTGWGAFSGSKCADTVKWDSEGGASLAAQATGEREVMIEAVITIRASLRLDGRSCRWGDLRSCVPSLTFLPSDMALIEGAPSVRRRFLDLLCALYFPLYAYKLSEYRKIMQHRRHLLGLGHSTRVTEETMANLSAWLWECRLEVIAALRVHLEKWRDLLPRTIGLNLKRGGGGNADDLLEDFHRSCAILAERERASGLPLVGPHRDDLILACEGRPAPEVLSRGQRRRTALALIMAAASAVERRNRASPVLLFDEVASELDEAGRTVLMECLRRSNWQVFAATAETTLPWSGGARWLVSVGKIQRFD from the coding sequence ATGCGGATCGCACAGACGCGCTTCCGCAATTTTCGCAATCTGGAAAACGCGCTCATCGCCTGGGATCCGGGGCTGAATCTGCTTAATGGAGCCAACGGCGCAGGCAAAACCAACGTTCTCGAGGCTCTCCACGTCGTCACCGGCTGGGGAGCCTTCAGCGGTTCGAAATGCGCCGACACCGTGAAGTGGGATTCGGAAGGCGGCGCTTCTCTGGCGGCGCAGGCGACGGGCGAGCGGGAAGTCATGATCGAAGCTGTGATCACGATCCGAGCTTCGCTGCGTCTCGACGGCAGATCCTGCCGCTGGGGCGATCTGAGAAGCTGCGTGCCGTCGCTGACGTTTCTGCCGTCGGACATGGCGCTGATCGAGGGCGCGCCGTCCGTGCGCCGACGCTTTCTCGACCTGCTCTGCGCGCTTTATTTCCCGCTGTACGCCTACAAGCTTTCCGAGTACCGCAAGATCATGCAGCATCGCCGCCATCTGCTCGGTCTCGGGCATTCGACGCGCGTCACCGAGGAGACCATGGCCAATTTATCCGCGTGGCTCTGGGAATGTCGTCTCGAAGTGATCGCGGCGCTGCGAGTTCATCTGGAAAAATGGCGCGATCTTTTGCCACGCACCATCGGCCTGAACTTAAAAAGAGGCGGGGGCGGCAATGCCGATGACCTTTTGGAAGACTTTCACCGTTCCTGCGCGATCCTCGCGGAACGGGAACGGGCTTCCGGGCTCCCCTTGGTCGGCCCGCACCGCGACGACCTGATCCTCGCCTGCGAGGGCCGTCCGGCGCCGGAGGTTCTCAGCCGCGGCCAGCGCCGCCGCACCGCGTTGGCGCTGATAATGGCCGCGGCCTCGGCGGTGGAGCGGCGCAATCGCGCGTCGCCTGTGCTGCTGTTTGACGAAGTCGCCTCCGAGCTCGACGAGGCCGGGCGTACCGTGCTGATGGAATGTTTGCGGCGCAGCAACTGGCAGGTTTTCGCCGCCACGGCGGAAACAACGTTGCCGTGGTCTGGAGGGGCGCGCTGGCTGGTGTCGGTAGGAAAGATCCAACGCTTTGATTGA
- the mnmG gene encoding tRNA uridine-5-carboxymethylaminomethyl(34) synthesis enzyme MnmG: protein MQIFPESKFDVIVVGGGHAGCEAALAAARMGAQTLMIVQDVDHVAHMPCNPSIGGPAKGHLVREISALGGVQARAADAAAMMMRWLNTSKGPAVRALRAQCDLHDYHDYYLRELVNCPNLRVFQDQVDALWVENDRLKGVKTRFQLSFEAPRVILTTGTHLGGRVHVGLVNFASGPMGQQPAVGLSQSMAELGIAMQRLKTGTTPRLYRDSIDWSHIELQEGETCPVGFDFWDEKKVRREISCGMIRTNACTHRIIKDNLDRSPIVHGEITGVGPRYCPSIESKVMAFPEKDSHPIFLEPVARGSVEIYVQNFSTSLPFDVQIAMTRTLPGCERAVILRPGYAIEYDAIDPQQLSLSLEMKCLPGLFCAGQINGTSGYEEAASQGLLAGVNAVLSLRGEEPLVLRRHQAYLGVLVDDLVTKGTREPYRMLTSRCEHRLLLRHDNADRRLAPIGRRLGLLSDEKWRLLCERWEREDREVETLGRVHVAPAPANAVLAEEKLRPLERGMTAAELLRHPEVNYELLRRIVPDGGLQGEEATNVETAVKYLGYIARQQAAVDKMLHLESMKIPVGFDYGELRGLLAESREKLERIRPMTLGQASRISGVTPTDLQHLALYLSERARRRE from the coding sequence GTGCAGATTTTTCCCGAAAGCAAGTTTGACGTTATCGTCGTCGGCGGCGGCCATGCCGGCTGTGAAGCGGCCCTCGCCGCGGCGCGCATGGGCGCGCAGACTTTGATGATCGTGCAGGATGTGGATCACGTCGCCCATATGCCCTGCAATCCTTCCATCGGCGGTCCGGCCAAAGGCCATCTGGTGCGCGAAATTTCGGCGCTGGGCGGCGTTCAGGCCCGAGCCGCCGACGCCGCCGCGATGATGATGCGCTGGCTCAACACCTCGAAGGGGCCGGCTGTGCGCGCTTTGCGCGCGCAGTGCGACCTGCACGATTACCACGATTATTATCTGCGGGAGTTGGTGAATTGCCCGAATCTGCGCGTCTTCCAGGACCAGGTCGACGCGCTGTGGGTTGAAAACGACCGGCTCAAGGGCGTGAAGACGCGCTTTCAGCTGAGCTTCGAGGCGCCGCGCGTGATCCTGACGACTGGCACGCATCTGGGCGGTCGCGTCCACGTCGGCCTGGTAAATTTCGCCTCGGGGCCGATGGGGCAGCAGCCTGCCGTCGGGCTTTCCCAATCGATGGCGGAGTTGGGTATCGCCATGCAGCGCCTCAAGACAGGCACGACGCCGCGCCTGTACCGCGACAGCATCGACTGGAGCCATATCGAGCTTCAGGAAGGCGAGACGTGTCCCGTCGGATTCGACTTCTGGGACGAAAAGAAAGTCCGCCGCGAGATCAGCTGCGGCATGATCCGCACCAACGCCTGCACGCACCGCATCATCAAGGACAATCTCGACCGTTCGCCGATCGTCCACGGCGAGATCACCGGCGTGGGGCCGCGTTACTGCCCTTCGATCGAGTCGAAGGTGATGGCTTTTCCCGAGAAGGACAGCCATCCCATTTTTCTCGAGCCGGTGGCGCGCGGCAGCGTCGAGATCTACGTGCAGAACTTCTCCACCAGCCTGCCCTTCGACGTGCAGATCGCCATGACCCGTACGCTGCCAGGCTGCGAACGCGCCGTGATCCTGCGCCCCGGCTACGCGATCGAGTACGACGCCATCGATCCGCAGCAGCTTTCGCTGTCGCTTGAGATGAAGTGTCTCCCCGGCCTGTTCTGCGCCGGCCAGATCAACGGCACCTCCGGTTACGAAGAGGCGGCTTCGCAGGGGCTGTTGGCGGGCGTCAACGCCGTGCTGTCGCTGCGCGGCGAAGAACCGCTGGTGTTGAGGCGCCATCAGGCCTATCTCGGCGTGCTCGTGGACGACCTGGTCACCAAAGGCACCCGCGAACCGTACCGCATGCTCACAAGTCGGTGCGAACATCGTCTGCTGTTGCGTCACGACAACGCCGACCGCCGTCTCGCCCCGATCGGGCGCCGTCTCGGCCTTCTGAGCGACGAAAAGTGGCGCCTGCTTTGCGAGCGCTGGGAACGCGAGGATCGCGAGGTCGAAACTCTGGGACGCGTTCACGTCGCTCCGGCGCCGGCCAATGCAGTGCTGGCGGAAGAAAAACTGCGGCCGTTGGAGCGCGGCATGACCGCCGCCGAGCTGCTGCGCCATCCCGAGGTGAACTACGAGCTGCTGCGCCGTATCGTTCCCGATGGGGGCCTCCAAGGCGAAGAAGCCACCAACGTCGAGACCGCGGTCAAATATCTGGGCTATATTGCCCGCCAACAGGCAGCGGTGGATAAGATGCTCCACCTTGAAAGCATGAAGATCCCCGTCGGTTTCGACTACGGTGAGCTTCGGGGACTCTTGGCCGAAAGCCGCGAAAAGCTCGAACGCATCCGTCCGATGACGCTGGGGCAAGCCAGCCGCATTTCCGGCGTCACTCCCACCGATCTTCAGCATCTGGCCCTCTATCTGAGCGAGCGCGCTCGTCGTCGCGAATAA
- a CDS encoding DUF721 domain-containing protein, which yields MAKDRAFGPRAVGSVIAHNLPSAFQVAFKLADMERQWLTIVGPQLFASTRPDRLERGELIVACESPAAAQMIKLSAGTLLRRVKKLTGLELPGVRAVVSRLERPRKRASAPPRRLQVSPEMVEEALNRVKATVKDPDTALSLARVEAAARARWGDGRKNEV from the coding sequence ATGGCGAAGGATCGGGCATTCGGCCCAAGGGCAGTCGGTTCCGTGATCGCCCATAACCTGCCGTCGGCTTTTCAGGTCGCTTTTAAGCTGGCCGACATGGAACGCCAGTGGCTCACGATCGTTGGCCCGCAGCTCTTCGCTTCGACCCGTCCGGACCGCCTCGAACGCGGCGAACTGATCGTCGCCTGCGAGTCGCCGGCCGCGGCGCAGATGATTAAATTGAGCGCCGGCACGCTGTTGCGCCGCGTGAAAAAGTTGACCGGCCTCGAACTGCCGGGCGTCCGCGCCGTCGTGTCGCGCCTTGAGCGCCCTCGCAAAAGGGCGTCCGCGCCGCCGCGCCGGCTTCAGGTTTCGCCGGAAATGGTCGAGGAGGCCTTGAACCGGGTAAAAGCGACCGTCAAGGATCCCGATACGGCATTGTCTCTGGCCCGTGTGGAGGCTGCGGCGCGGGCGCGCTGGGGCGATGGGCGCAAGAACGAAGTTTGA
- a CDS encoding pseudouridine synthase, producing the protein MNNLHAEMRLSKRMAQLGLCSRREADEYISRGFVRVNGVPAVLGQKVTERDRIEMDRAAERNQSRRVTVLLHKPLGYVSGQAEDGYRPARVLIRSENRWSRDSSPRRFDFRQLQNLVPAGRLDVNSTGLLVLTQDGRVARRLIGEDSFVEKEYLVRVAGSLSERGLALLNHGLRLDGEELLPAQVRWQNDDQLRFVLHQGKKRQIRRMCALVGLEVLALKRVRVGSVRLGALPSGQWRYLLPEEAF; encoded by the coding sequence GTGAATAACTTGCACGCGGAAATGCGCCTCTCGAAGCGCATGGCCCAACTTGGCCTTTGTTCCCGGCGCGAAGCCGACGAATATATTTCGCGCGGATTCGTCAGAGTCAACGGAGTTCCCGCCGTGCTCGGGCAGAAAGTGACGGAGCGCGATCGTATCGAAATGGACCGCGCCGCCGAACGGAATCAGAGCCGCCGCGTCACGGTCCTGCTGCACAAGCCGTTGGGATATGTTTCCGGCCAGGCCGAAGACGGCTACCGTCCCGCCCGCGTGCTGATCCGCTCGGAAAACCGCTGGAGCCGCGATTCGTCGCCGCGGCGTTTCGACTTCCGTCAGCTGCAGAACCTCGTTCCGGCCGGGCGGCTCGACGTCAATTCCACTGGATTGCTTGTGCTCACTCAGGACGGGCGCGTGGCGCGGCGCCTCATCGGCGAAGACAGCTTTGTGGAAAAGGAATATCTCGTGCGCGTGGCCGGAAGCCTGAGCGAACGCGGCCTGGCGCTGCTCAACCACGGCCTCAGACTCGACGGCGAAGAGCTTTTGCCGGCGCAGGTACGGTGGCAGAACGACGATCAGCTGCGCTTCGTCCTCCATCAGGGAAAAAAGCGCCAGATCCGCCGCATGTGCGCCCTTGTCGGCCTCGAAGTGCTGGCGCTCAAACGCGTGCGCGTCGGTTCGGTGCGCTTGGGAGCGCTGCCGTCAGGCCAGTGGCGCTATCTGCTTCCCGAAGAGGCTTTTTAG
- the rbr gene encoding rubrerythrin — translation MENIKGTQTEKNLQAAFAGESQARNKYTYYASKAKKEGYEQIARIFEETAGNEKEHAKIWFKLLHEGDVPTTAVNLEDAAAGENYEWTDMYAGFAKTAHEEGFTRIAKLFEMVGAIEKEHEERYRKLLANVENGLVFSRDGDMVWQCANCGHIVVGKKAPQVCPVCAHPQAYFQIKANNY, via the coding sequence ATGGAAAACATCAAGGGCACTCAGACCGAAAAGAATCTTCAGGCCGCCTTCGCCGGCGAATCGCAGGCGCGCAACAAGTACACCTATTACGCCAGCAAAGCCAAAAAAGAAGGCTACGAGCAGATCGCCAGGATCTTCGAAGAGACCGCGGGCAACGAGAAAGAGCACGCCAAGATCTGGTTCAAGCTGCTTCACGAGGGCGACGTCCCCACTACGGCGGTGAATCTCGAGGACGCCGCGGCCGGCGAGAACTACGAATGGACCGACATGTACGCCGGTTTCGCTAAAACCGCCCACGAAGAGGGCTTCACCCGCATCGCCAAGCTTTTCGAGATGGTCGGCGCCATCGAGAAGGAACACGAAGAGCGTTACCGCAAGCTTCTTGCCAACGTCGAGAACGGTCTGGTCTTCTCCCGCGACGGCGACATGGTCTGGCAGTGCGCCAACTGCGGTCACATCGTCGTCGGCAAGAAAGCGCCGCAGGTGTGTCCCGTCTGCGCTCATCCGCAGGCGTATTTCCAGATCAAGGCGAACAATTATTAA